In Streptococcus dysgalactiae subsp. dysgalactiae, the following are encoded in one genomic region:
- a CDS encoding SIS domain-containing protein encodes MFTKSQEALEALGAAITTKEIKQQPALWQDTMASFDVTKEALVSFLRAVYESANGNRVRVIFTGAGTSEYVGNTICPYLNRGGNRQRYFFDSIASTDLVAAPEYYLAEEETVLLVSFARSGNSPESVAAVNLVNQLVPNSYHLTITCAKDGELAKKAQQDDHSFLYLMPEAANDAGFAMTGSFTCMMLAALLIFDDATDLSQKQSYVADMVFAGQIILDQEERLQELADLGFERLVYLGSASLANLTQEAQLKMLELTAGQVATVYESSMGFRHGPKSFINKDTLVIGFVNSDPYVRQYDLDILEEVRADGIALKTLALLQEGTTNFSGDQFLLEVSQLLPDAYLAFPMILVAQMLALLTAITVGNRPDTPSPTGTVNRVVKGVTIHPYPISSRQSNKA; translated from the coding sequence ATGTTTACAAAATCGCAGGAAGCTTTGGAAGCTCTTGGTGCAGCTATTACTACCAAAGAAATCAAGCAACAACCAGCTTTGTGGCAAGACACCATGGCTTCTTTTGACGTAACAAAAGAAGCCCTAGTTTCTTTTTTAAGGGCAGTTTATGAAAGCGCTAACGGAAATAGAGTTCGTGTTATTTTTACAGGTGCAGGAACATCAGAATATGTTGGCAATACTATTTGTCCCTACTTGAATAGGGGAGGGAATCGGCAGCGCTATTTCTTTGATAGTATTGCTTCAACGGATCTGGTTGCGGCGCCAGAATATTATCTTGCTGAGGAAGAGACGGTACTATTAGTCTCCTTTGCTAGGAGTGGTAATAGCCCAGAAAGTGTGGCAGCTGTTAATCTGGTCAATCAACTGGTACCGAATAGTTATCATTTGACCATTACTTGTGCCAAAGATGGGGAGCTGGCGAAAAAAGCACAGCAAGATGATCATTCTTTTCTCTATTTAATGCCAGAAGCTGCCAATGATGCTGGTTTTGCCATGACAGGTAGCTTCACTTGCATGATGCTAGCAGCTCTTTTGATTTTCGATGATGCGACCGACTTATCTCAGAAGCAGTCTTATGTGGCTGATATGGTTTTTGCTGGACAAATTATTCTTGATCAAGAAGAACGGCTACAAGAGCTAGCTGATTTAGGATTTGAACGTCTAGTTTATCTGGGTTCAGCAAGTTTAGCTAACTTAACCCAGGAGGCTCAACTAAAAATGCTAGAATTGACTGCTGGTCAGGTTGCAACAGTTTATGAGTCTTCGATGGGATTTAGGCATGGGCCAAAGTCCTTTATTAACAAGGACACCTTGGTAATAGGATTTGTCAATAGTGATCCTTATGTTAGACAATATGATTTAGATATATTAGAAGAAGTTAGAGCAGATGGTATTGCTCTAAAAACCCTAGCCCTCTTGCAAGAAGGCACAACCAATTTTTCAGGGGATCAATTTTTATTGGAAGTTAGTCAGTTATTGCCTGATGCCTATCTTGCCTTTCCAATGATTTTAGTGGCACAAATGCTAGCTCTCTTGACAGCTATTACAGTAGGAAATCGTCCTGATACTCCATCTCCAACAGGTACAGTTAATCGTGTGGTCAAAGGGGTAACAATTCACCCTTATCCAATTAGTAGTCGTCAAAGTAATAAAGCTTAA
- a CDS encoding helix-turn-helix domain-containing protein has product MRTNDEIIDLMDNIRKEKNLSISELSRKVGMSKSGVSLYFNKARKFPLDRANLFAKALGTTPEHIIGVTPKNSPTQTIDLSNLRERVVMFDGKPLSDTDVEKIEAIIKLSLGVGNGEDK; this is encoded by the coding sequence ATGCGAACAAACGATGAAATAATTGACTTGATGGATAATATCAGAAAAGAGAAAAATCTCTCGATAAGTGAATTATCTAGAAAAGTCGGCATGTCAAAATCAGGTGTATCATTATACTTTAATAAAGCAAGAAAATTTCCGCTAGATAGAGCCAACTTATTTGCGAAGGCTTTAGGGACGACACCAGAACATATCATTGGGGTGACACCTAAAAACTCTCCGACACAAACTATTGACCTATCCAATCTCCGTGAACGTGTTGTGATGTTTGACGGAAAACCTTTATCTGACACAGACGTAGAAAAAATCGAAGCTATTATTAAATTGTCTTTAGGAGTGGGGAATGGTGAAGATAAATGA
- the add gene encoding adenosine deaminase, whose product METIDFNTIAKTELHCHLDGSLSLEVIRQLATLANVTLPEDDASLKTLVTAPETCESLMDYLKTFDVIRPLLQTQEALELAAYDVMKQAADDQVIYIEIRFAPELSMDQGLTAVDVVEAVLTGIQKGQEDFGVVGKAIVCGLRQSSQAVSQAIFDQVVSLASKGLVGFDFAGNELDFPPTVLERIIKQTKERGLPFTLHAGECGCPNYISDAIDLGIKRLGHVTAIHHQKELLSKFIENEVTAELCLTSNLQTKAARSIADFPYLEMKAAGAKLAINTDNRTVSDTNLIKEYKLFAQHFQTDAADFLLHNQDAIKASFASPIEKAELLNRLEQSYQPYL is encoded by the coding sequence TTGGAAACAATAGACTTTAACACAATAGCTAAAACAGAATTGCATTGCCACCTTGATGGTTCTCTCTCCTTAGAGGTCATTCGTCAATTGGCAACCTTAGCGAATGTAACCTTACCCGAAGACGACGCTAGCTTAAAAACCTTGGTCACAGCTCCAGAAACCTGCGAGTCATTGATGGATTACCTTAAAACATTTGATGTCATAAGACCTCTTTTACAGACGCAAGAGGCCTTGGAATTAGCTGCTTATGACGTAATGAAGCAAGCGGCAGATGACCAAGTGATTTATATTGAGATTCGTTTTGCACCAGAATTGTCAATGGATCAAGGACTGACAGCTGTTGATGTTGTAGAGGCTGTGTTAACAGGTATTCAAAAAGGTCAAGAAGACTTTGGTGTTGTGGGCAAGGCTATTGTGTGTGGGCTTCGTCAATCGTCTCAAGCAGTGAGTCAAGCTATTTTTGACCAGGTGGTTTCTTTGGCGTCAAAAGGCTTAGTCGGTTTTGATTTTGCAGGTAATGAACTTGACTTCCCGCCAACTGTATTAGAAAGAATAATTAAGCAAACCAAAGAACGGGGTCTTCCTTTTACCTTGCATGCTGGAGAATGTGGCTGTCCTAACTATATTTCAGATGCTATTGATTTAGGTATCAAGCGCTTAGGGCATGTGACAGCTATTCATCATCAAAAAGAGTTGCTGTCTAAGTTTATTGAAAATGAGGTGACTGCAGAGCTCTGCCTGACTAGCAACCTCCAGACGAAAGCTGCGAGGTCGATAGCGGATTTTCCTTATTTAGAAATGAAGGCAGCAGGAGCTAAGTTGGCGATTAATACAGATAATCGCACGGTTTCTGATACCAATTTAATCAAAGAATACAAACTTTTTGCCCAACATTTCCAAACAGACGCAGCAGATTTTCTATTGCACAATCAAGATGCTATCAAGGCTAGTTTTGCCAGTCCGATTGAAAAAGCAGAGCTTCTGAATCGCCTTGAACAATCATATCAGCCTTATCTTTAA
- a CDS encoding ImmA/IrrE family metallo-endopeptidase codes for MVKINEILSQYNIKLFEFPEAMWDRKGFYYPDKRIIYINQNLSQIEKEKVILHELGHLEHDPKQYQRLLLKYENQADRFMIRELIKNYLSSHDVVDFNWLQFATTYQISTTWGQEIIQDEFKKLI; via the coding sequence ATGGTGAAGATAAATGAGATACTTAGTCAGTACAATATCAAGTTATTCGAGTTCCCTGAAGCGATGTGGGACAGAAAAGGGTTTTACTATCCAGACAAGCGGATAATCTACATTAATCAAAATCTATCACAAATAGAAAAAGAAAAAGTTATTTTACACGAGTTAGGTCATCTTGAACATGACCCTAAACAGTATCAAAGATTGCTACTAAAATACGAAAACCAAGCCGATAGATTTATGATTAGGGAATTGATAAAGAATTACTTGTCATCTCATGATGTTGTTGATTTTAATTGGTTGCAGTTTGCCACGACATATCAAATATCAACGACGTGGGGGCAAGAGATAATACAAGACGAATTCAAAAAATTAATCTAG
- a CDS encoding tyrosine-type recombinase/integrase — protein MWIEELLNGKFKFIERYTDPLTGKYKKVSVTLDKNSNQAKNKASIIIKEKIEDRLAIRDHSEMTYGELKREYLNQWIPTVKDSTKRGYLVSDGHIATVLPDDTIISKLTKRDIRQLIDNLLTNHSYHVTHKCRKRLHAILSYAIQMDYLTSNPTDNVLVPKPKEEYMPEKVLYLTSDEVYDLCGRMIANNEQKLADIVLLMFLTGARYGELACLTYDKIDFENKEILINATYDFYTKEITTTKTKKSTRKISVSDNILEIINRQNKVSEFIFPNSKGLPILNAYINKRLKIYGNYHTHLFRHSHISFLAEKGIPLKAIMDRVGHSDPNTTLSIYSHTTVNMKELINNQTAPFMPLKII, from the coding sequence ATGTGGATTGAAGAATTATTAAATGGAAAATTTAAATTTATCGAACGTTATACAGATCCATTAACCGGAAAATATAAAAAAGTATCTGTGACACTTGATAAGAATAGTAATCAAGCTAAGAATAAAGCAAGTATTATTATCAAAGAAAAGATTGAAGATAGACTCGCTATTCGCGATCATTCTGAGATGACCTATGGTGAATTAAAGCGCGAATATTTAAATCAATGGATACCAACGGTCAAAGACTCTACAAAGCGTGGTTATTTAGTCTCAGACGGTCATATCGCAACCGTGTTGCCAGATGATACAATTATCAGCAAGTTGACTAAACGCGACATTAGACAACTTATTGACAACTTATTGACAAACCATTCGTACCATGTTACACATAAATGCAGAAAAAGATTACACGCTATTTTGTCTTACGCAATCCAAATGGACTATTTAACAAGCAATCCGACAGATAATGTTTTAGTACCTAAGCCAAAAGAGGAATATATGCCTGAAAAGGTACTTTATTTAACATCTGATGAAGTTTATGACCTCTGTGGTAGAATGATAGCCAACAACGAACAAAAGCTCGCAGACATCGTTTTATTGATGTTTCTGACTGGTGCAAGGTATGGCGAACTGGCTTGCTTGACTTATGATAAGATAGATTTTGAAAATAAAGAAATTCTAATTAACGCAACTTACGATTTTTACACTAAAGAAATCACGACTACTAAGACCAAAAAATCAACTCGCAAAATTTCTGTGTCTGATAACATTTTAGAAATCATCAATCGACAAAATAAAGTAAGTGAATTTATTTTTCCAAATTCAAAAGGTTTACCAATTTTAAACGCATACATCAATAAGCGCCTGAAAATTTATGGTAACTATCATACTCACTTATTCAGACACTCACACATTTCGTTTTTAGCCGAAAAAGGAATACCACTAAAAGCGATTATGGACAGAGTTGGCCATTCAGACCCCAACACAACATTATCAATTTACAGTCATACAACTGTAAATATGAAAGAATTGATTAATAATCAAACTGCCCCTTTTATGCCCCTAAAAATAATTTAG
- a CDS encoding DHH family phosphoesterase, with translation MTTTFETILETIKAYQTIIIHRHQNPDPDALGSQAGLKEIIKQNFPDKKVLMTGVDEPSLTWISQMDQVDDEDYKEALVIVTDTANRPRIDDDRYLNGNCLMKIDHHPNEDIYGDFYYVDTTASSASEIIADFAFSQNLMISDKAASLLYTGIVGDTGRFLYASTTSKTLTIASQLRHFHFDFAAISRQMDSFPFKIAKLQGYVFDHLTIDESGAAYVLLSQDTLKTFDVSLAESSAIVSAPGKIDIVKAWAIFVEQADGSYRVRMRSKEKVINGIAKRHDGGGHPLASGANSATLEENQTIFQELIAVCQGN, from the coding sequence ATGACAACAACTTTTGAAACTATTCTAGAAACCATTAAAGCTTACCAGACGATTATTATCCATCGTCATCAAAATCCCGACCCTGATGCTCTAGGGAGCCAGGCGGGCTTAAAAGAAATCATTAAGCAAAATTTCCCAGATAAAAAGGTCTTGATGACCGGTGTTGACGAACCCAGTCTCACTTGGATAAGTCAAATGGATCAGGTGGATGATGAGGATTACAAGGAAGCCTTGGTCATCGTCACTGATACTGCTAATCGACCAAGAATTGATGATGACCGTTACCTGAATGGCAACTGTTTGATGAAAATTGATCATCACCCAAATGAAGATATCTATGGTGATTTCTATTATGTGGACACAACTGCTTCCAGTGCTAGTGAAATCATTGCAGACTTTGCCTTTAGTCAAAACCTGATGATTTCTGACAAGGCGGCTAGTCTCTTATACACTGGTATTGTTGGGGATACTGGTCGTTTCCTCTATGCATCAACTACCAGTAAAACCCTCACCATTGCTAGCCAGCTTAGACATTTCCATTTTGATTTTGCAGCTATATCTAGGCAAATGGATTCTTTCCCTTTTAAAATTGCAAAGCTACAAGGTTATGTTTTTGATCATCTCACAATTGATGAGAGCGGCGCTGCTTATGTCCTTCTCAGTCAAGACACCCTTAAAACCTTTGACGTGTCCTTAGCTGAAAGCTCTGCCATTGTCTCAGCTCCAGGTAAAATTGATATCGTTAAGGCCTGGGCTATTTTCGTTGAACAAGCTGATGGTAGCTACCGCGTTCGCATGCGCAGTAAAGAAAAAGTTATCAACGGTATCGCAAAGCGCCATGACGGTGGGGGCCATCCTCTTGCAAGTGGAGCCAATTCAGCTACTTTAGAAGAAAATCAAACGATTTTCCAAGAATTGATTGCTGTTTGTCAGGGAAATTAG
- a CDS encoding type B 50S ribosomal protein L31: MRKDIHPDYRPVVFLDTTTGYQFLSGSTKASKETVEFEGETYPLIRVEISSDSHPFYTGRQKFTQADGRVDRFNKKYGLKDANAAK; the protein is encoded by the coding sequence ATGAGAAAAGACATTCATCCAGATTATCGTCCAGTTGTTTTCCTTGATACAACTACAGGTTACCAGTTCCTTAGCGGCTCAACAAAAGCTTCTAAAGAAACCGTTGAGTTTGAAGGTGAAACTTACCCACTTATTCGTGTGGAAATTTCATCAGATTCACACCCATTCTACACAGGACGTCAAAAGTTCACTCAAGCAGATGGACGCGTGGACCGCTTCAACAAAAAATACGGTCTCAAAGACGCAAACGCAGCAAAATAA
- a CDS encoding GNAT family N-acetyltransferase, with product MMWTLKPFDQLSTEELFAIYKERVAVFIVEQACPYPEVDDLDKEALHLFTKDELGITAYCRLIPAKDQLKLGRVLVTSRVRKTGLGSDLVAKALEVAENQFPDLPVYAQAQAYLEQFYASFGFKPISEIYLEDDIPHLDMLKD from the coding sequence ATGATGTGGACCCTAAAACCTTTTGACCAATTATCTACAGAAGAGCTTTTTGCGATTTATAAGGAGCGTGTTGCTGTCTTTATTGTAGAACAGGCCTGTCCTTACCCTGAAGTGGATGATCTCGATAAAGAAGCCCTACACCTCTTTACTAAAGATGAGCTTGGTATCACAGCTTACTGTCGCTTAATCCCCGCAAAAGACCAACTGAAACTGGGGAGAGTTTTAGTGACTAGTCGCGTTCGAAAAACTGGTCTTGGTAGTGACTTGGTCGCCAAAGCGTTAGAGGTAGCTGAGAATCAGTTTCCAGATTTACCCGTTTATGCTCAGGCACAGGCTTACTTAGAACAATTTTATGCCTCATTTGGTTTTAAACCAATCTCTGAAATTTATTTAGAAGATGATATTCCCCACCTTGATATGCTGAAAGATTAA
- a CDS encoding helix-turn-helix domain-containing protein: protein MAVDYLRVKAERIAKGYTQDYMAKQLGWSDRARYAKRENGFVSFDADELAKVAEILGISKDDIGIFFTYNVH from the coding sequence ATGGCAGTAGATTATTTACGTGTTAAAGCGGAGCGTATCGCCAAAGGCTACACACAAGACTACATGGCTAAGCAACTAGGATGGTCTGACCGAGCTAGATACGCAAAACGCGAGAACGGATTCGTATCTTTTGATGCTGATGAGTTAGCAAAAGTAGCTGAAATTTTAGGCATTTCAAAAGATGATATTGGAATTTTTTTTACATACAACGTTCACTAA
- the rplS gene encoding 50S ribosomal protein L19 codes for MNPLIQSLTEGQLRSDIPNFRPGDTVRVHAKVVEGTRERIQIFEGVVISRKGQGISEMYTVRKISGGIGVERTFPIHTPRVDKIEVIRHGKVRRAKLYYLRALQGKAARIKEIRR; via the coding sequence ATGAATCCATTAATCCAAAGTTTGACAGAAGGTCAACTTCGCTCTGATATCCCTAACTTCCGTCCTGGTGATACTGTTCGCGTTCACGCAAAAGTTGTCGAAGGAACTCGCGAACGTATCCAGATCTTTGAAGGTGTTGTTATTTCACGTAAAGGTCAAGGGATTTCAGAAATGTACACTGTTCGTAAAATCTCAGGTGGTATCGGGGTAGAACGTACATTCCCAATCCATACACCACGTGTTGACAAAATTGAAGTTATCCGCCACGGTAAAGTCCGTCGTGCGAAACTTTACTACTTGCGTGCATTACAAGGTAAAGCTGCTCGTATTAAAGAAATCCGTCGTTAA
- a CDS encoding zinc ABC transporter substrate-binding protein AdcA, giving the protein MKKKILLMISLIGVFFAWQLSQAKQVLAEGKVKVVTTFYPVYEFTKGVIGKDGDVSLLIKAGTEPHDFEPSTKDIKKIQDADAFVYMDDNMETWISDVKKSLKSKKVTIVKGTGNMLLVAGAGHDHDHEHGHDHEEADKEHDHDEHGEEEHSHAFDPHVWLSPYRSITVVENIRDSLSKAYPEKADDFKANAAAYIEKLKDLDKDYTTALSDAKQKSFVTQHAAFGYMALDYGLNQIAINGVTPDAEPSAKRIAALSKYVKKYGVKYIYFEENASNKVAKTLAKEAGVKTAVLSPLEGLTEKEMKAGEDYFTVMRKNLETLRLTTDVAGKEILPEEDTTKTVYNGYFKDKDVKDRKLSDWSGNWQSVYPYLQDGTLDQVWDYKAKKSKGKMTAAEYKDYYTTGYKTDVEQININGKKNTMTFVRNGEKKTFTYKYAGKEILTYPKGNRGVRFMFEAKEADAGEFKYVQFSDHAIAPEKAEHFHLYWGGDSQEKLHKELEHWPTYYGSDLSGREIAQEINAH; this is encoded by the coding sequence GTGTGTTTTTTGCTTGGCAACTTAGCCAAGCAAAACAAGTGTTAGCAGAGGGTAAAGTTAAGGTTGTCACAACTTTCTACCCTGTCTACGAATTTACAAAAGGTGTTATTGGTAAAGATGGCGATGTGTCACTATTGATAAAGGCAGGAACAGAGCCTCATGATTTTGAACCTTCAACCAAAGACATTAAAAAAATTCAAGATGCAGATGCGTTCGTTTATATGGACGACAACATGGAAACATGGATTTCTGATGTTAAAAAATCATTGAAATCTAAAAAAGTAACTATTGTTAAAGGAACTGGTAACATGCTACTTGTAGCAGGTGCTGGTCACGACCATGACCATGAACACGGTCATGATCACGAGGAGGCTGATAAAGAGCATGATCATGACGAACATGGCGAAGAAGAGCACAGCCATGCCTTTGACCCACATGTGTGGTTGTCACCATACCGTAGCATTACGGTTGTTGAAAATATTCGCGACAGTCTTTCAAAAGCTTATCCAGAAAAAGCTGATGACTTTAAAGCGAATGCAGCGGCTTATATTGAAAAACTAAAAGACCTTGACAAGGACTACACAACAGCCCTTTCAGATGCAAAACAAAAGAGCTTTGTCACTCAACATGCTGCTTTTGGCTACATGGCACTTGACTATGGCTTGAACCAAATTGCGATTAATGGTGTCACACCAGATGCAGAACCATCAGCAAAACGTATTGCAGCTTTATCAAAATACGTTAAGAAATATGGCGTAAAATACATTTATTTTGAGGAAAATGCTTCAAACAAGGTAGCTAAAACGTTAGCTAAGGAAGCAGGAGTTAAAACAGCTGTTCTTAGTCCTCTTGAAGGCTTAACAGAAAAAGAAATGAAAGCTGGCGAAGATTACTTTACAGTCATGCGCAAAAATCTTGAAACATTACGCTTGACGACTGATGTTGCCGGTAAAGAAATCCTTCCAGAAGAAGATACCACTAAGACAGTGTATAATGGTTACTTCAAAGATAAAGACGTCAAAGACCGTAAATTATCTGACTGGTCTGGTAACTGGCAGTCTGTTTACCCATACCTTCAAGATGGCACTTTAGACCAAGTTTGGGATTACAAGGCTAAAAAATCTAAAGGTAAAATGACAGCAGCTGAATACAAAGATTACTACACTACTGGTTACAAAACTGATGTAGAGCAAATCAACATTAATGGTAAGAAAAACACCATGACATTTGTGCGAAATGGTGAAAAGAAAACTTTTACTTACAAATATGCTGGTAAAGAAATCTTGACTTATCCAAAAGGAAATCGTGGGGTTCGTTTCATGTTTGAAGCTAAAGAAGCAGATGCTGGCGAATTCAAGTATGTCCAATTTAGTGACCATGCCATTGCTCCTGAAAAAGCAGAGCATTTCCACTTGTATTGGGGTGGTGATAGCCAAGAAAAATTACATAAAGAGTTAGAACATTGGCCAACTTACTACGGTTCAGACTTATCTGGTCGTGAAATTGCCCAAGAAATCAATGCTCATTAA
- a CDS encoding flavodoxin: protein MALAKIVYASMTGNTEEIADIVANKLQELGHDVDIDECTTVDASEFEDADIAIVATYTYGDGDLPDEIVDFYEDLQDLDLEGKIYGVVGSGDTFYDYFCKSVDDFSEQFALTGATKGAEPVKVDLAAEDEDIDRLEAFAEQLSQAVNNL from the coding sequence ATGGCATTAGCAAAAATCGTTTATGCCAGCATGACAGGAAATACTGAAGAAATCGCTGATATCGTTGCAAATAAATTGCAAGAATTGGGCCATGATGTTGACATTGACGAGTGCACAACAGTTGACGCTTCAGAATTTGAGGATGCTGATATAGCAATCGTTGCGACTTATACTTATGGTGATGGTGATTTACCAGATGAAATTGTTGATTTTTACGAAGACCTACAAGATTTAGATTTAGAAGGTAAAATCTATGGCGTGGTTGGCTCTGGTGATACATTTTATGATTATTTCTGCAAGTCTGTAGATGACTTTTCAGAGCAATTTGCTCTTACTGGTGCAACCAAAGGTGCAGAGCCTGTCAAAGTAGATTTGGCAGCAGAAGATGAAGACATCGACCGTCTAGAAGCCTTTGCAGAACAACTCTCACAGGCTGTTAATAATCTATAA
- a CDS encoding voltage-gated chloride channel family protein has translation MIKSIARLPKPSLKEALGLVGLALPIGGVVGVVDVIFGKGLLFLSGYRDQHLFLLLPFLFLAGLVIVFLYDKLGKEVRQGMGLVFEVGHGQKDKIPPILIPLILFSTWVTHLFGASAGREGVAVQIGATISHYCRRFVTSQEAARHLLIMGMAAGFAGLFQTPIAAVVFALEVLLVGTLRYSALLPSLVAAYVASWTSHVLGLEKFTIVLEETLTITPVTLVKLIGLGLIFGLVGNSFAYLLDWFKPYLSQKLPNPYFRIAFIGALLSICLMIGHVGRYSGLGTNLIAAAFSGQTILTYDWLLKMIVTVISLSAGFQGGEVTPLFAIGASLGIILAPYLGLPVLLVAALGYATVFGSATNTFWAPIFIGIEVFGPENALAYFVTSAAAYMVSHRHSIYSYQKVVMTNLEDMTVNQVELKK, from the coding sequence ATGATTAAATCAATTGCAAGACTGCCTAAACCTTCCTTAAAAGAAGCGTTAGGACTAGTAGGATTAGCGCTTCCCATAGGAGGCGTGGTTGGAGTGGTTGATGTTATTTTTGGCAAAGGGCTTTTGTTTCTTTCCGGATATCGTGATCAACACCTGTTCTTGCTTCTTCCTTTTCTTTTTCTAGCAGGCCTTGTTATTGTTTTTCTTTACGATAAGTTAGGCAAAGAGGTTCGTCAAGGAATGGGATTGGTTTTTGAGGTAGGACATGGTCAAAAAGATAAGATTCCCCCTATTCTAATTCCTCTTATTTTGTTCTCGACTTGGGTGACCCACTTATTTGGAGCGAGTGCGGGTCGAGAAGGAGTAGCCGTTCAAATAGGAGCTACCATCTCTCATTATTGTCGGAGATTTGTGACTAGTCAAGAAGCCGCGCGACATCTTTTGATTATGGGGATGGCAGCCGGTTTTGCAGGGCTTTTTCAAACGCCAATTGCTGCTGTCGTATTCGCCCTTGAGGTTTTATTAGTAGGAACGCTTCGTTATTCCGCTTTATTGCCTTCCTTAGTTGCTGCTTACGTGGCTTCTTGGACTTCCCATGTCTTGGGATTAGAGAAATTTACGATTGTTCTTGAAGAAACACTTACCATAACTCCCGTCACATTGGTTAAATTAATTGGGTTAGGTCTTATTTTTGGTCTGGTGGGAAATAGTTTTGCCTATTTACTTGACTGGTTTAAACCTTACCTGAGTCAAAAACTACCAAATCCTTATTTCCGGATTGCTTTTATCGGTGCTTTGTTATCTATCTGTCTGATGATTGGTCACGTCGGAAGATACAGTGGTCTAGGAACTAATTTGATTGCGGCAGCTTTTTCTGGTCAAACTATCCTAACTTACGACTGGCTTCTAAAAATGATTGTGACGGTTATCAGCTTGTCAGCTGGCTTTCAAGGTGGTGAAGTGACACCTCTATTTGCTATTGGAGCTTCTTTAGGCATCATTTTGGCCCCTTACTTAGGTCTTCCTGTACTGTTAGTTGCTGCACTTGGTTACGCCACGGTATTCGGAAGTGCCACTAATACGTTCTGGGCCCCTATCTTTATTGGGATAGAGGTCTTTGGTCCAGAAAATGCCCTAGCATATTTTGTCACCTCGGCTGCGGCCTATATGGTCAGCCACAGACATTCCATTTACAGTTATCAAAAAGTGGTAATGACTAACTTAGAAGACATGACGGTAAATCAGGTGGAGTTAAAAAAATAG
- a CDS encoding chorismate mutase — MRLEEIRQEINGIDQHLVALLEKRMALVEQVTAYKLANQLTVLDQEREDQILDIISRLVKDQAFKPVIHETFKTIMSLSRQYQTQHLTGGDTND, encoded by the coding sequence ATGCGTTTAGAAGAGATACGACAAGAAATCAATGGTATTGATCAACACTTGGTTGCCTTATTAGAAAAGCGGATGGCACTTGTAGAGCAAGTAACAGCTTATAAATTAGCTAATCAATTGACTGTCTTAGATCAGGAGAGGGAAGATCAGATCTTAGATATAATCTCTCGTCTCGTTAAAGACCAAGCATTTAAACCAGTTATTCATGAGACATTCAAAACTATTATGTCTCTTTCACGACAGTATCAAACGCAACACTTAACAGGTGGTGACACTAATGATTAA